The Acidobacteriota bacterium genome includes a region encoding these proteins:
- a CDS encoding isoprenylcysteine carboxylmethyltransferase family protein: protein MTAETLLLLCLNFLFIGALPRIFFKKGSLAPMWWATALPLFISPLTAVLIFFDLMPLFVIELEWARWLSLAGIILNAASIALIALTIGSNRIPLALWHQKDDAPQQIVTFGAYKYVRHPFYTAFLLALLSAVLHAPHLLTLLTLVYGLVILNATAAREEKRLAASELGEEYRSYMQRTGRFLPRMGRE from the coding sequence ATGACTGCAGAGACACTTCTTCTTCTATGTCTGAACTTTCTTTTTATCGGGGCATTGCCGCGGATCTTCTTCAAGAAGGGATCGCTCGCCCCGATGTGGTGGGCAACCGCGCTGCCACTTTTCATCTCCCCGCTGACGGCGGTTCTCATCTTTTTCGATCTGATGCCCTTGTTCGTGATCGAGCTCGAGTGGGCGCGCTGGCTCTCCCTCGCGGGAATCATCCTGAATGCCGCTTCGATCGCCTTGATTGCTCTCACGATCGGGAGCAACCGCATCCCGCTGGCGCTCTGGCACCAGAAGGACGACGCGCCGCAACAGATCGTCACGTTCGGCGCGTACAAATATGTGCGCCATCCTTTCTACACGGCGTTCCTGCTCGCGCTGCTGTCGGCGGTTCTGCACGCACCTCACCTTCTGACATTGCTGACACTCGTGTACGGGCTGGTGATTCTGAACGCCACCGCCGCGAGGGAGGAAAAGCGGCTCGCCGCCTCTGAGCTCGGAGAGGAGTATCGAAGCTACATGCAGCGCACCGGACGATTTCTTCCGAGGATGGGACGGGAATGA
- a CDS encoding DUF4105 domain-containing protein encodes MTRWEDGEIRDRVLTPSRRPAWVRWLALGTAPILLIIVAWAVHGLIVHPSNDRDWTIDQSRLATAEIDEPLVTIRNIRNFRYRSETDFEPAWYDATFDLRELENVWFVVEPFGSWRGLAHTFVSFGFEDQKYVAFSVEIRKEKGEAYSPLKGLWRQYELMYVVGDERDLIGLRANHRNNDVYLYPVRTTRRRAQRMFLEMVRRANQLAANPEFYNTITNACTTNLVDHVNLVAPDRIPLRAGVIFPGYSDRLARQLGLIDTELPPDELRARFRINEPAGEHAGAEDFSVRIREHLPAARLR; translated from the coding sequence ATGACCAGATGGGAAGATGGCGAGATCCGTGACCGAGTCTTGACGCCGAGCCGTCGCCCGGCGTGGGTTCGATGGCTGGCTCTGGGGACTGCGCCTATCCTCCTCATCATCGTGGCGTGGGCGGTCCACGGCCTCATCGTCCACCCGTCCAACGACCGCGACTGGACGATCGATCAGTCCCGACTGGCCACGGCCGAGATCGATGAGCCGCTCGTGACGATCCGCAATATCCGCAATTTTCGATACCGGAGCGAGACCGACTTCGAGCCCGCCTGGTACGATGCCACCTTCGACCTTCGCGAGCTCGAAAACGTCTGGTTCGTCGTCGAACCGTTCGGCTCCTGGCGGGGACTGGCGCACACCTTCGTCAGCTTCGGTTTCGAGGACCAAAAATATGTCGCCTTCTCGGTCGAGATACGGAAGGAAAAAGGTGAAGCCTACTCGCCACTCAAAGGACTGTGGCGACAGTACGAGCTGATGTACGTCGTCGGTGACGAGCGAGACCTGATTGGGCTCCGGGCAAATCACAGAAACAACGACGTGTACCTCTATCCAGTCCGTACGACCAGGAGACGGGCGCAGCGGATGTTTCTCGAGATGGTTCGTCGGGCGAACCAGCTTGCGGCCAATCCGGAGTTCTACAACACGATCACAAACGCCTGCACCACCAATCTCGTGGATCACGTCAACCTCGTCGCCCCTGACCGTATCCCTCTCCGGGCCGGCGTTATCTTTCCCGGGTACTCTGACCGGCTCGCACGACAGCTCGGTCTCATCGACACGGAGCTGCCGCCGGACGAGTTGCGTGCTCGCTTCCGAATCAACGAGCCGGCGGGCGAGCACGCCGGAGCGGAAGACTTTTCCGTGCGGATCCGGGAGCACCTGCCCGCGGCACGGCTGCGATGA
- a CDS encoding AMP-binding protein encodes MSSDSLVGIVEHFADMVPDRTVFSIWRDGAWQEWSYARFFDEIRILSSHLIDLEVKPGDRVGLLAESGPWWATGYFAALRAGATPVPLDPRAPRHELDTTLGHCRPSAILFTKRVRELAEALPSRSVPIDEPRESGPAALHPSREDREGLGVIAYTSGTTGRPKGVMIEQSSLLYEARSLTEIHNLDRDVFVSVLPLTHLLVLTCGLIAPLYSGGEVVYAGSLLPAELADSMRDRRVTTMVGVPALYSTVRKAIEAALPNRVSHAVARFVPLRSLRRLLFPRLHRMAGGQVRRLICGGSNLDTETIEFYERLGVPLYQGYGMTEAGPVVAVNGPRQNRIGSVGPPLPGTELRIAEQDEVLIRGPQVMRGYLGEPELTREVLDREGWLHSGDQGRVEDGFLFITGRIKDLIVLPDGQKVHPGDVEAVLGACEEVEEICVVGVPLERGEEICAVIVLREDSELSRVEPSVRELARQLRGFRRPKHVLLHDGPLPRTRTMKVRRHELKEWAAGKLVSARLKQEVG; translated from the coding sequence ATGAGCTCAGACTCGCTCGTCGGTATTGTCGAGCACTTCGCCGATATGGTGCCGGACCGCACGGTGTTCTCGATCTGGCGCGACGGTGCGTGGCAGGAGTGGAGCTACGCCAGGTTCTTCGATGAGATTCGGATCCTCAGCTCACACCTGATCGATCTCGAGGTAAAGCCCGGCGACCGCGTCGGGCTGCTCGCCGAGTCAGGCCCATGGTGGGCGACGGGCTATTTTGCGGCGCTGCGTGCGGGAGCGACGCCGGTTCCACTGGACCCACGAGCCCCACGGCACGAGCTCGACACGACCCTCGGACATTGCAGGCCATCGGCGATCCTTTTTACCAAACGGGTGCGGGAGCTTGCAGAGGCACTCCCCTCGCGCTCCGTCCCGATCGACGAGCCGCGAGAATCGGGACCTGCCGCTCTGCACCCGTCGCGCGAGGATCGCGAGGGTCTCGGAGTCATCGCCTACACATCGGGAACCACTGGACGTCCGAAGGGAGTGATGATCGAGCAGTCGAGCCTTCTCTATGAGGCGAGATCGCTCACCGAGATCCACAATCTCGATCGCGATGTTTTCGTATCGGTCCTGCCGTTGACGCATCTCCTCGTGCTGACGTGCGGTTTGATCGCCCCTCTGTACTCGGGAGGCGAGGTGGTGTACGCGGGATCTCTTCTCCCGGCGGAGCTCGCCGACTCGATGCGCGACCGTAGAGTGACGACCATGGTCGGTGTTCCTGCTCTCTACTCGACTGTTCGAAAGGCGATCGAAGCAGCCTTACCCAACCGTGTCTCCCACGCAGTCGCGAGATTCGTTCCCCTGCGCTCTCTTCGACGACTTCTCTTTCCGAGACTGCACAGAATGGCGGGAGGTCAGGTTCGCCGGCTGATCTGTGGTGGTTCCAATCTCGACACGGAGACCATCGAGTTCTACGAGCGGCTCGGGGTTCCGCTCTATCAGGGCTATGGAATGACGGAGGCGGGCCCGGTAGTCGCGGTCAATGGGCCGCGGCAGAACAGGATCGGAAGCGTGGGACCCCCGTTGCCCGGAACGGAGCTGCGAATCGCTGAACAGGACGAAGTGTTGATTCGCGGCCCCCAGGTCATGAGAGGGTATCTGGGAGAGCCGGAACTGACCCGGGAAGTGCTCGACAGGGAGGGTTGGCTCCACTCTGGTGATCAGGGCAGAGTCGAGGACGGATTTCTCTTCATTACCGGAAGGATCAAAGACCTGATCGTTCTTCCGGACGGACAGAAGGTGCACCCCGGCGACGTCGAGGCGGTCCTGGGTGCGTGCGAGGAAGTCGAGGAGATCTGCGTGGTGGGAGTTCCGTTGGAGCGAGGAGAGGAGATTTGCGCGGTCATCGTTCTTCGTGAGGACTCGGAGCTCTCGCGGGTCGAGCCGTCGGTCCGAGAGCTCGCCCGGCAACTGAGAGGCTTTCGCAGACCGAAGCACGTACTGCTGCATGATGGTCCTCTGCCTCGCACACGCACAATGAAGGTGAGACGGCATGAGCTGAAGGAGTGGGCCGCCGGAAAACTGGTGAGCGCTCGCCTGAAGCAGGAGGTCGGGTGA